Below is a genomic region from Romeriopsis navalis LEGE 11480.
CCTGATTCTCAAAACGCTCGAAACCACTGATCCGCTAGCGACAAACCCCTTGATGACGCGGGCTGGGAAAGCCGGATGTGCGGTTTTATTGCGTTATGGCGTGGTCGTTTTATTTAATTTGACGGCGCTGGAAGCCGCGAGTTTTTTGGAAACGCTGAAGCCATTTGTGAAAGAACCGAAAGTAGAAACGGTGACGGAAAATCTGGCCCTCGCATTTAAGAGCGGCGCACCGGATCAACTGGGAAAAGAGCGAATTGAGCGCGATGTGCTGTGGCTCCGGAATAATGATGTCGAACGGCTCCAAATTGTGGCAGAGGCGTTGGCGAAAAGTGTTGTGCTGGAATATTACGAAGCGGAAATCGCCAAGATTTTCGATCGTATGCAGGTATTCGCCACCGCCATTCAGAATCAAAGTGCCCGTCCGCCCAAAGAACATGAACTGCTCCGCGATGTCGGTGGCACGTTGTTGATTCAGCAAAAAATGTTGGGTTCGGTGGAAGTGGGTGAAAAGCCCGACCCAATTTGGGATCATCCGGAGCTCGATCGCCTATATTTACGCCTCGAAGATGAGTACGAACTGCGAGAGCGCTTGTTGGCTCTGGAGCGGAAGCTTGACCTAATTGCCAAGACGGTGGAGACAGTGCTGGGAATTTTACAGCGCGATAGCAGTCATCGGGTTGAGTGGTACATCGTGATTTTGATTGTGGTGGAAATTTTACTGTCGGTCTATGACCTATGGATCAAAGGTTAGCGCCGGAATACAACCTTGCGCTGAGCTGAGCAGACACCCTTCGGCGCTGGTTTACCTCTTACCGGTATACCCCGCGGGGTTTTATGGGTTTAGCTATGGTTGGCGAAACCCGGCCTATGGCGTTAGCCCAAACCATGCTAAACCGGCTAACACCAGACCAATGCTGCCGAGCGCCACCCAAACAAATGCTTTATCCTCAGTCTCGACTTGAGTTGGGTCTGTGGGTTCAGGAATTTGATAGCCTTCGTCTTGGACGAGAGGCTTACGGGGTGCCGCTGGTTTATAACTTGATGGGCTACCCCAGTTCTTGCTGTCCTTAGCTGCTTCGAGTTCTTCAAGGTCAGGGATTTTGGTTTGCCATTCTTCACGGCGTCGCAGAATCGGTGCCTCAAGAATGTAAAGCAACCGTTTGCCCTCTTTGCGGGTATCCCAATGGGGATGTTTGGAGGCAAGTTTGCATAAATTACGCGCGGCTTCCCGATTGCCCGCTGCTTCATAAGCGGTGATAAGCCAGATGGTAACTTCGCCATTGAGCGCTGTGCCAGGTTCGGTCGCGCCCAGAGCTTGTTCGAGAAATTTGGTGGCAGCGCGATATTGCCCTGATTCAAAGGCTGCTTGACCGCGCTTGAGATCTTGTTCGGCCAGATTATTTTGACGGCGGGGCGGCTGTTCTGCGGTCATGCTTAACCCTCGGGCGTAATTGCCGCCTTCAAGCTCTGACAAAACTCTCCGATTGAGCGTAGACCTTCTACGGTGCTACCCTCATTTAATCGTTTGACAAAGGCACTCCCGACGATCGCGCCGTCAGCGCCCCATTCCATCATTTGTTTGGCTTGATCCGGCTGGGAAATGCCAAACCCAACGCCGATCGGCTTATCGGTCACTTGGCGCAGTTGCAGGAGCATTTCACGCACTTTGCCTTGGACTTGGCTACG
It encodes:
- a CDS encoding RMD1 family protein: MIQPSDNTGAFNVLTPASLDWDSTTRISVQARLVGERLILKTLETTDPLATNPLMTRAGKAGCAVLLRYGVVVLFNLTALEAASFLETLKPFVKEPKVETVTENLALAFKSGAPDQLGKERIERDVLWLRNNDVERLQIVAEALAKSVVLEYYEAEIAKIFDRMQVFATAIQNQSARPPKEHELLRDVGGTLLIQQKMLGSVEVGEKPDPIWDHPELDRLYLRLEDEYELRERLLALERKLDLIAKTVETVLGILQRDSSHRVEWYIVILIVVEILLSVYDLWIKG
- a CDS encoding tetratricopeptide repeat protein, with amino-acid sequence MTAEQPPRRQNNLAEQDLKRGQAAFESGQYRAATKFLEQALGATEPGTALNGEVTIWLITAYEAAGNREAARNLCKLASKHPHWDTRKEGKRLLYILEAPILRRREEWQTKIPDLEELEAAKDSKNWGSPSSYKPAAPRKPLVQDEGYQIPEPTDPTQVETEDKAFVWVALGSIGLVLAGLAWFGLTP